The genomic region GCGCTCCTAGGCCGAGGTCCGGCCCAGGTAGAGGAGGACGATGACGGTCAGGGACCAGAGGCCGACGCACAACAGGAGAGGCCGGTCGGACAGGAGGGCCTGCGTCGGGTTCCCGCCGGCCCCCTTCTGGTGGACGAGAAACAGGTAGCGGAAGATTCCGTACAGGACGAAAGGGACCGTCAGGTAGAGGTGGCTCGTGCCGAGCTTCTCCTGCACCTCGGGCGAGACGGAGTAGAGGATGTAGGTCACGAGCGTCGAGGGCGTCACCACGTTGATCATCTGGTCGATGAACTCCAGCGAGTAGTCCCGCAGGCTCGACCGATGGCTCGGCGCGTTCGCGAGGCTTTCCAGCTCCTGGCGTCTCTTGCACAGTGCCAGGAAGAGTGACAGCAGGATCGTGCACATGATGAGCCAGTGGGAGATCGGCACGTCGATGATCAGGGCGCCGCCGACGGCGCGCAGGACGAACCCGGAGGCGATGACCATGACGTCGATGATCACGACCTCCTTCAGCCAGAACGAATACACCAGGTTGACCACGACGTAGGCCAGGAGCACCGCTCCGAACGGCGGGGACAGGGCGAACGCCGCCATGAGCGCACCCGTGATGAGGAGGATGGCGGCGGTGACGGCGGGCAGCGTGCCGAGCGCCTTCGAGGCGATCGGTCGCCGGGCCTTGACCGGATGCTTGCGGTCGCGATCGGCGTCGAACAGATCGTTGACGATGTACACCGCGCCGCTGGCGCAGCAGAACAGCCCGAACGCGGCCGCCGCGCGCTCCAGGGACGGCAGGAACATCAGCTTCTTGGCGAAGATGAGGGGCGCGAACACGACGAGGTTCTTGATCCACTGGCGCGGGCGCATCGACACGACGATGCCGGCCAGGACGGACGCGCGGGACGTCCAGAAATCCACGGCTCTTTTCGGCACGACTCCGTCCTCCCCGGGGGGACTGCGCGACGGCGTGAAGGGCGGAAATCTTAGCACAGGGGGCAAGATGGTAGAGTCGGCGGCATGCAAGTCGCCGTCGTCATCCCCGCCCGCAACGAAGCCGCGTCGCTTCCGCTGGTTCTCGACGCGATCCCGAGGCACCTCGTGGACGAGGTCGTGGTGGTGGACAACGCCAGCACGGACGGCACGGCGGAGGCCGCGCTGGGGCGCGGGGCGATCCTGCTGCGCGAGCCGCGGCGGGGTTACGGCTCCGCCTGTCTGCGCGGTCTCGAGCACCTACGGGCGAGGCGGCCGGACGTCGTCGTGTTCCTGGACGCAGATTACAGCGATCACCCGGAGGAGATGGCGCTCCTCCTCGAGCCGATCGAGCGCGGCCAGGCCGACCTGGTGATCGGATCGCGCGTCCTCGGAACCAGGGAACGCGGGGCGCTTCTTCCCCAGGCCCGCGTCGGGAACTGGGTGGCGACGCGCCTGATACGCGCTTTCTACGGCGGACGCTTCACCGACCTCGGCCCGTTCCGGGCGGTCCGCTTCGAGGCGCTCGAGCGTCTCGGGATGGCCGACCGCGATTTCGGCTGGACGGCGGAGATGCAGGTGAAGGCGCTTCTGGCCGGGCTGCGCGTGCGCGAGGTGCCGGTCTCCTACAGGCGCCGCGTCGGCACCTCGAAAATCACCGGGACCCTGTGGGGAACGCTGCGGGCGGGGGCCAAGATTCTGTGGACCATCGGCAGGAACCTGTTCCCGCGACAGGCCAGGCCCGGAAGCCCCGTCTAGGAGGAGGGGCGCGCCCGGCGGCCGAACGGTTCCGCCAAAACCGGGAGCTCAAGCGCCCGGACCTCGTGGGCGCTCCGCCTGGGGGCGCGGGCGGCCTCGGCCGCCGGCGACGCGTGACGCACGGCGATCATCTCGGCGGCGATGCTCACGGCGATCTCCTCGGGCGATTCCGCGCCGATCGCCAGGCCGATGGGCCCGCGGACTTCGCGCAGGTCCTGGGGGGACGCCCCCATCTGCCCGGCCCGCTCGAGGACCGTCCTGACCTTGCGACGGCTGCCGATGAGACCGACGTACGCGGCGCCCCTGCCGACGGCGTGGCGCACCGCCGCGAGGTCCGTCTTGTGGCAGCGCGTCACGACCGCCACGTACACCCCGGGAGGTATCTCGGGAAGCCCGGCCGAGAAGTCGTGCCCGGCGCGCAGGAGACGCACCCCGCCCGGGTAGCGCTCCTCTTCCAGATACGACGGTCGATCGTCGACCACCGTCACCTCGAACCCCAGACGCGCTGTCAGGTGGGCCAGCTCGCGGCCGACGTGCCCCCCGCCGAAGATGAAGAGCGGCAGAGGCGGAGTCACCAGCTCGAACAGCACTCGCGCCAGCCCGCCGCACACCATGCCGGTGGCCTCGTCCCCCTGCTCCGTGAACCGGTACTCCTTTTCGAAGCCGCGCCCGGTCTTCATCACCTCTTTGGCATCCTCGATCACCAGCGCCTCGAAGGCGCCGCCGCCGATGCTGAAGAAGGTCTCCCCCGAGTCGCACACGATCATCTTCGCTCCGGTGCGGCGCGGCGTGGATCCGTGGCTCGAGCTCAGCGTAGCGACGACGAGCACGCGTCCGGCGCGCAGGAGCCTGGCCACCTCGTCGTAGAACGCGAGCGTCACGTCAGTGTCTCGCGGCGGACGACTTCTGGCTGGTCTGCCACCAGCGCGACCATTCCTCGGGGCGCGGTCCGTACGGCTGGCCGCTCACCTGGCGCAGCGCGTCGAGCGCCACCTGCCGATTCCCCTCGTCCTTGGTCTTGAGCTGTTCGATGAGGAAGGGGACCGGCGAGGGGTTCTTGAACCGGCTGAGCTGGCCCAGCGCCGCGCTGCGGAGATCCTTGGACGGATCGGACGAGGCCATGGTCTCGATGAGCCCCTCCACGGAGGGGTCGTCCTGAAGCTGCAGCGCCGAGAGGACCTCGCTGCGTACCTCCTCGGAGGGGTGGGTCAGGAGCGCTTTCAGACCGTCGAGGGACTCGCGGGTGCGGAACATCCCGAGCGCCTGCGTGGCGGCGCGCGCCACGTCGATCTCCTGGCTCGCCGACGCCGTCTTCAGGAACGGGATCCCTTTCGGGTCGCGCAGCGCTCCCAGCGCGTAGCAGGTGGCGGCGCGGACATCGGGCGGCTGTCCATCCATCCCCTTGACGAGCAGGTCGAGGCCCTCCGGGTCGCCTCCATTGAGTGCTATCAGGTGGGCCACCAGGATGCGGCTGTCGCTCTCCTCGCTCGTGGCCTTCATCCGGATGGGGTTGTACGGGATCATGCTCCTCTTCTCGATGCGGAGGAGATCGCGCAGCGCGGCCTTGGCCTCCGGCTGCGTCATGCGCGCCAGGTAGAGGATCGACGGCGCGCGGTGGGTCTTCACCGGGCTCTCGACCCCGCGCAGGAAGACGTCGTACCTCCCCTCGTGGATGATCTTCTCGATCTTCTCCTCGGCGTCCTGGCGCTCTTCACTGTCGTTGCTCTGGAGTTTGCTGTACAGGTCCTGGACGTCGTAGGCGGGGGCGCAGGACAGACATGCGGCCGCGAGGCCCGCCAGCGTCCACGCGACGAACGCCGCCCGCGTCTTCATGTGCGCTCTTTCTCGTGCACGGTCGACAGGCCGACGATCTCGTACTCCCTGGTCCCGGCCGGGGTCTTGATCACCACGTCGTCCCCGACCCTGTGCCCCACCAGCGCCTTGCCGATCGGCGAGGTGACCGAGACGAGTCCCTTGGAGAAATCGGCCATGTCGGGGATGACCAGCTCATAGGTCATCTTCTTGCCGGAGTCGGCATCGACCAGCGACACGGTCGACCCGAGGGCGATGCGGTCCTTGGGGAGCGAGCTCAGATCGACGAGCGACAGGTCCTTGAGCTGTTTCTGCAGCTGTCCGATGCGCGCCTTCACGAACTGCTGCCGGTCCAGGGCCGAGTGGTACTCCGAGTTCTCGCGCAGGTCGCCCATCTGGAGCGCGCGCTGGATCTCCTTGGGAAGATCGACGCGGTATTCCTTCTCCAGCCCCTTCAGCTCCTTCTCCAGCTTTTGGATCGCCTCGTCGAGCACCGGCACGCTCCTGGTCGGGATCTCGTGAAAGTGGCGTGAAGAGAGTAGCATCCGAATTCTCGCAAAGTCAAAAAGCGGCGTGTTGCGGGGAAGGCGGGTGGGGGGCCTTTCGGCCCCCGCGTCTGGGGCTCATCTGGGCGCATCGGAGGCGCATCAGGAGCGCCAGTGCCCACCACGGCTCCACCGGCCAGGAGCTCCCGATCCAGGGTGGACACCGCTGGCCGGAGATGCTCCGGGAGCACATCAGCGTAGACCTGGGCCGTGAGGGTCGGCGATGAGTGCCCGAGGATCTTCTGCACCTCGTAGATCGGCACTCGGGCTTGGATCATCCACGATCCCGCGCACTTACGCAGGGTCTTGAACGAGACTGCCCTGACCCCGGCCTTCCGCATCGCCCGACGAGTAGCCTCGCTGATGCTCTTCCGGGCGGCATCGGTGCCGAGGGGGCGATCGGATGCCAGCACCGCCCGGAGCGCGTCCTCGGCGACCCTTGAGAGCGGCAGGACCCGATAGCCGGTCTTGGTGTCCTCGGGGACGTGGAGGATCCTCGCATCCCAGTCGATGTCTTCCGATCGCAGGAGGGAGATCTCCTTCAACCTCATCCCGGTCGTGACCGCCAGTCGTAGCACGGTACGTAGCCAGATCGGCGCGGCGATCTCGACCTGGCGGTACTCCTCGGGCCTGAGGAATCTCGTTCGGTGCCGCACCGAGGGGGGCATCTCCAGTCCTGCCGCTGGTGACGACTCGATCAGGCCCCACCGAACTGCAATCCGGAACATCCGTGAGAGGGCGCGGAGGGTCATCCTTGCGGTGGATGGGCTCACCTTCTTGAGCAGTGCGAGCCGCAGGCGATCGAGGTCGGAGCGGGTGATCTCACCGATCGGGATCGTCTCCAGGTGCGGGAGCAATCGGGCGATGCACTTGGGGTAGTGGTTCGAGCGCCGGGAGCCTGGGTGATCCGCGAGGAACCTCTCCCCAGGGCTCCGAACGTGACCGGACCAGGTGGGGGCTTCAGGATCGGGAATTGCTGTCGTTGCCGCTCGACGACCTTCTGCGCCAGGACGATCTCGGCCTCGGATTTGGTGCCGACGAGAAAGCGGACCCGACGTCCATGGCGCGTGGGGGGAACTCGGAGATCGACGCCCCACCTTCCGGAGCGCCGATCCTGGTAGAGCCCCATGGGGGTCGACCTACTTCTTGCTCGCCTTCTCGACGGCCGCCATCACCGCGTCATGCACGAACCGTTGGAGCCCTCCCCACCCGGCAGCCGCACGGATCTGATCGCGTTCGGTGACGGTGATGCGCGTGGTGAGGACCACCATCTCGGGCTGGGACTTGCCGGTCACCTGCTTCGGGGTCTTCTTCTCGCTCACGTTCTCCTCCTCCTCTCGGCCGCCCGCAGCCGCGCCAGGGCCACGATAAGATGCTGCGCGACGAGGACCGGGTCCTCTTCGGGGCTCAGGTCGAATTCCCCCTCGACCGGATGTTCATCGTCGTCGAAGGCCAGGGTGACCCGGACCTTGCGGATCCGGTCGACCGGGGTCGGGGCGGACTTCCCCTTCGTCGGCTTGCCCATCGTGCCTCCTCGCGCCCGAGGGTCGGGCGGTCACGTGTTCATGGGCTGGGGTGGGGGGGAAGTCCAGGGGAATCTTCGAGCGGTCATCGGGTGGCACCATACGGATCGGATAAGATGGCTGAGATCACTGGACGATCGCTTGATTCGGGATGGGCTAGAGGAGATTGAGGCAGCTCACTGATGAGATGTTACGTAGTGACGTTTGAAGTCGCCTCTCCAGCGATTCGTCAGAAACTCCACGATCGCCTGAAAACATACCGTACGCGCTGTCCGATCCACAAACATTGCTGGGCAATCGTGACAGACCAAACTGCCAGGGAGATCCGAGACTACCTCAAGCAAGTTCTTCTTCCACGGGACCGTCTCTTCGTCGTTAGATCCGGAACGGAAGCGGCTTGGCGAGG from Candidatus Dormiibacterota bacterium harbors:
- a CDS encoding decaprenyl-phosphate phosphoribosyltransferase, with the protein product MPKRAVDFWTSRASVLAGIVVSMRPRQWIKNLVVFAPLIFAKKLMFLPSLERAAAAFGLFCCASGAVYIVNDLFDADRDRKHPVKARRPIASKALGTLPAVTAAILLITGALMAAFALSPPFGAVLLAYVVVNLVYSFWLKEVVIIDVMVIASGFVLRAVGGALIIDVPISHWLIMCTILLSLFLALCKRRQELESLANAPSHRSSLRDYSLEFIDQMINVVTPSTLVTYILYSVSPEVQEKLGTSHLYLTVPFVLYGIFRYLFLVHQKGAGGNPTQALLSDRPLLLCVGLWSLTVIVLLYLGRTSA
- a CDS encoding glycosyltransferase family 2 protein gives rise to the protein MQVAVVIPARNEAASLPLVLDAIPRHLVDEVVVVDNASTDGTAEAALGRGAILLREPRRGYGSACLRGLEHLRARRPDVVVFLDADYSDHPEEMALLLEPIERGQADLVIGSRVLGTRERGALLPQARVGNWVATRLIRAFYGGRFTDLGPFRAVRFEALERLGMADRDFGWTAEMQVKALLAGLRVREVPVSYRRRVGTSKITGTLWGTLRAGAKILWTIGRNLFPRQARPGSPV
- a CDS encoding XdhC/CoxI family protein, translated to MTLAFYDEVARLLRAGRVLVVATLSSSHGSTPRRTGAKMIVCDSGETFFSIGGGAFEALVIEDAKEVMKTGRGFEKEYRFTEQGDEATGMVCGGLARVLFELVTPPLPLFIFGGGHVGRELAHLTARLGFEVTVVDDRPSYLEEERYPGGVRLLRAGHDFSAGLPEIPPGVYVAVVTRCHKTDLAAVRHAVGRGAAYVGLIGSRRKVRTVLERAGQMGASPQDLREVRGPIGLAIGAESPEEIAVSIAAEMIAVRHASPAAEAARAPRRSAHEVRALELPVLAEPFGRRARPSS
- a CDS encoding HEAT repeat domain-containing protein, which codes for MKTRAAFVAWTLAGLAAACLSCAPAYDVQDLYSKLQSNDSEERQDAEEKIEKIIHEGRYDVFLRGVESPVKTHRAPSILYLARMTQPEAKAALRDLLRIEKRSMIPYNPIRMKATSEESDSRILVAHLIALNGGDPEGLDLLVKGMDGQPPDVRAATCYALGALRDPKGIPFLKTASASQEIDVARAATQALGMFRTRESLDGLKALLTHPSEEVRSEVLSALQLQDDPSVEGLIETMASSDPSKDLRSAALGQLSRFKNPSPVPFLIEQLKTKDEGNRQVALDALRQVSGQPYGPRPEEWSRWWQTSQKSSAARH
- the greA gene encoding transcription elongation factor GreA — translated: MLLSSRHFHEIPTRSVPVLDEAIQKLEKELKGLEKEYRVDLPKEIQRALQMGDLRENSEYHSALDRQQFVKARIGQLQKQLKDLSLVDLSSLPKDRIALGSTVSLVDADSGKKMTYELVIPDMADFSKGLVSVTSPIGKALVGHRVGDDVVIKTPAGTREYEIVGLSTVHEKERT